Proteins encoded together in one Pantoea sp. CCBC3-3-1 window:
- the asr gene encoding acid resistance repetitive basic protein Asr: MKKLFALVVAAAMGMSSVAFAAETTAAPATAPTASTTTAAPAHDTKHVKKHKKAAAQKAQAAKKHKKAAKKPVAQKAQAAKKVHHKKAAKPVAQKAQAAKKVHHKKAAKPVAQKAQAAKKVHHKKAAKPVAQKAQAAKKVHHKKAAKPVAQKAQAAKKVHHKKAAKKA, encoded by the coding sequence ATGAAAAAATTATTTGCTCTGGTTGTAGCCGCTGCTATGGGTATGTCTTCAGTTGCTTTCGCTGCTGAAACCACTGCTGCTCCAGCTACCGCTCCAACGGCTTCTACAACGACTGCAGCGCCAGCTCATGATACTAAGCACGTTAAAAAGCATAAAAAAGCTGCCGCACAGAAAGCTCAGGCCGCTAAGAAACACAAGAAAGCCGCTAAGAAGCCAGTTGCTCAGAAAGCACAGGCTGCGAAAAAAGTGCACCATAAGAAAGCCGCTAAGCCAGTCGCTCAGAAAGCACAGGCTGCGAAAAAAGTGCACCATAAGAAAGCCGCTAAGCCGGTAGCTCAGAAAGCGCAGGCTGCGAAAAAAGTACACCACAAGAAAGCCGCTAAGCCAGTCGCTCAGAAAGCGCAGGCTGCGAAAAAAGTACACCACAAGAAAGCCGCTAAGCCAGTCGCTCAGAAAGCCCAGGCTGCGAAAAAAGTACACCACAAGAAAGCCGCTAAAAAAGCTTGA
- a CDS encoding serine protease: MRLTAVFLMGCLALSFYTHADDDVQSEQETKTLFFGKDDRKAVADTTAQPWEAIGQLETASGNLCTATLISSHLALTAGHCLLTPPGKIDKVIALRFIATTAGDWRYEIHDIETRVDPALGKKLKADGDGWIVPASAAPYDYGLVILHNPPSGITPVPLFAGSRGDLTAALKEEQRRVTQAGYPLDHLDTLYSHSDCLITGWAQKGVLSHQCDTLPGDSGSPLLLKVDNAWQLIAVQSSAPAPKDRYLADNRAIAVTAFRDNLEALAQE; this comes from the coding sequence ATGCGCCTGACAGCTGTTTTTTTAATGGGGTGTTTAGCCTTATCGTTTTATACCCATGCTGATGACGACGTTCAAAGCGAACAAGAGACGAAAACCCTGTTCTTCGGCAAAGATGACCGCAAGGCCGTGGCAGACACAACCGCCCAGCCCTGGGAAGCCATAGGTCAACTGGAAACCGCCAGCGGTAATCTGTGCACTGCCACCCTGATCTCTTCTCATCTGGCGTTAACCGCCGGACACTGCCTGCTCACGCCTCCCGGAAAAATCGACAAAGTCATTGCGCTACGCTTTATCGCTACTACGGCTGGTGACTGGCGTTATGAGATCCACGATATTGAAACCCGCGTCGATCCTGCCCTGGGGAAAAAGCTTAAAGCTGACGGCGACGGCTGGATAGTTCCTGCTTCTGCGGCACCCTACGATTATGGCCTGGTGATTTTGCATAACCCACCGTCCGGCATCACGCCGGTGCCTTTATTTGCTGGTAGCCGTGGCGATTTGACCGCTGCGTTAAAAGAGGAGCAGCGTCGGGTGACTCAGGCGGGTTATCCGCTGGATCATCTCGATACGCTCTACTCCCATTCCGATTGCCTGATTACCGGTTGGGCACAGAAAGGCGTGCTGTCTCACCAGTGCGATACGCTGCCCGGCGACAGCGGTTCTCCGCTGTTGTTGAAGGTGGATAATGCCTGGCAACTGATTGCCGTGCAAAGTTCGGCGCCTGCGCCAAAAGATCGCTACCTCGCCGACAATCGCGCCATTGCCGTAACGGCTTTCCGCGATAATCTGGAAGCGCTGGCGCAGGAGTAA
- the hrpA gene encoding ATP-dependent RNA helicase HrpA, with product MSDLPQSPLTALQPRLDALMLRDRQRLQKRLFGAKKVKNPAAQQAIAEELSGDISIAEQRVAQRKAATPAIRYPENLPVSQKKQEIAEAIRDHQVVIVAGETGSGKTTQLPKICLELGRGITGLIGHTQPRRLAARTVADRIADELETSLGGCIGYKVRFNDQVSETTQVKLMTDGILLAEIQQDRLLLQYDTIIIDEAHERSLNIDFLLGYLRELLPRRPDLKIIITSATIDPQRFSRHFHNAPVIEVSGRTYPVEVRYRPVVEDADDTERDQLQAIFDAVDELGQESRGDILIFMSGEREIRDTADALNRRDLPHTEILPLYARLSNAEQNRVFQSHTGRRIVLATNVAETSLTVPGIKYVIDPGTARISRYSFRTKVQRLPIEPVSQASANQRKGRCGRVSEGICIRLYSEDDFLSRPAFTDPEILRTNLASVILQMTALGLGDIGAFPFVEAPDKRNIQDGVKLLEELGAITLDNQHYKLTPSGRTLAQLPVDPRLAKMVLEAQKYACTREVMIITAALSIQDPRERPVEKQQASDEKHRRFADKDSDFLSFVNLWDYLQEQQKALSSSQFRRLCKTDYLNYLRVREWQDIYTQLRQVVREQGIPLNSEPADFRGVHTALLTGLLSHIGQKDTDKQEYTGARNARFSIFPGSGLFKKPPKWTMVAALVETSRLWGRIAARIEPEWIEPVAQHLIKRSYSEPHWEKAQGAVMASEKVTLYGLPIVAARKVNYGQIDPVLSRELFIRHALVEGDWQTRHAFFRANLKLREEVEELEHKSRRRDILVDEETLFSFYDQRIPHDVISARHFDSWWKKASREQPEQLNFAKEMLIKQGADNVSKLDYPNFWQQGNLKLKLSYQFEPGTDADGVTVHIPLPLLNQVEEKGFEWQIPGVRRELVIALIKSLPKPLRRHFVPAPNYAEAFLGRVKPLEQPLLEALEREFRRMSGVTIEREAWQWDQVPDHLKMTFRVVDENNRKLSEGRDLSQLKQALKGKVQETLSQVADDGLEQRGLHIWSFGDLPDHFEQKRGNYSVKAWPALVDEKESVAIRLFDSQHEQQKAMWRGQRRLLLLNIPSPVKYLHEKLPNKAKLGLYFNPYGKVLELIDDCIACGIDKLIAEYGGPTWQEESYNKLHDKVRAELNDTVVEIAKKVEQILTSVFNINKRLKGRVDMTMALALSDIKAQMSGLVYRGFVTQNGWNRLSDTLRYLHAIERRLEKLPVDPHSDRARMLKVEKIQQAWSSWFNKLPAVRKDDEDVKAVRWMIEELRVSYFAQQLGTPYPVSEKRIQQAMDEIVE from the coding sequence ATGTCTGATCTACCCCAATCGCCGCTGACGGCGCTGCAACCTCGCCTCGATGCGCTGATGCTGCGCGATCGTCAGCGTCTGCAAAAACGCCTGTTCGGGGCAAAAAAAGTCAAAAATCCCGCCGCACAGCAGGCGATTGCTGAAGAGCTTAGCGGGGACATTAGCATAGCGGAGCAGCGCGTTGCACAGCGTAAAGCGGCGACGCCCGCTATCCGTTATCCGGAAAACCTGCCGGTTAGCCAGAAAAAGCAGGAGATTGCCGAGGCGATACGCGATCACCAGGTAGTGATAGTCGCGGGTGAAACCGGCTCAGGTAAAACCACTCAGCTACCTAAAATCTGTCTGGAGCTGGGCCGTGGCATCACCGGCCTGATTGGCCACACCCAGCCGCGCCGTCTTGCGGCCAGGACCGTTGCGGATCGCATTGCTGACGAGCTGGAAACATCGCTCGGCGGCTGCATTGGTTACAAGGTACGTTTTAACGATCAGGTCAGTGAAACCACTCAGGTCAAGTTAATGACCGACGGGATTTTGCTGGCGGAAATCCAGCAGGATCGGCTGCTGTTGCAGTACGACACCATCATCATTGATGAGGCGCACGAGCGCAGCCTGAACATCGACTTCCTGCTGGGCTATCTGCGCGAGCTGCTGCCGCGTCGTCCTGATTTGAAAATTATTATTACCTCAGCCACCATCGATCCGCAGCGTTTCTCGCGTCACTTCCATAATGCGCCGGTAATTGAAGTATCAGGCCGGACTTATCCGGTTGAGGTGCGCTATCGTCCCGTTGTTGAAGATGCGGACGATACCGAGCGCGATCAGCTACAGGCCATTTTTGACGCGGTAGATGAACTGGGCCAGGAAAGCCGTGGCGATATCCTGATCTTTATGAGCGGCGAGCGGGAGATCCGTGATACCGCCGATGCGCTGAACCGTCGCGATTTACCGCATACGGAAATCCTGCCGCTGTATGCACGCTTATCGAATGCTGAACAGAACCGGGTATTCCAGTCGCACACGGGCCGCCGTATCGTACTGGCGACCAACGTTGCAGAAACCTCGCTGACCGTTCCCGGTATTAAATATGTTATCGATCCCGGTACGGCGCGCATCAGTCGTTACAGCTTCCGCACCAAGGTACAGCGGTTGCCGATTGAGCCGGTTTCTCAGGCGTCGGCCAATCAGCGTAAAGGCCGCTGTGGACGCGTTTCGGAAGGGATCTGTATCCGTCTCTATTCGGAAGATGATTTTTTGAGTCGTCCGGCGTTTACCGATCCGGAAATTTTGCGTACCAACCTGGCATCGGTCATTCTGCAAATGACCGCACTGGGGCTCGGGGATATCGGTGCCTTTCCTTTTGTGGAGGCGCCTGACAAACGCAATATCCAGGATGGGGTCAAGCTGTTAGAGGAACTGGGCGCGATTACGCTGGATAATCAGCACTATAAACTCACCCCTTCCGGCCGCACGCTGGCCCAGCTGCCGGTCGATCCTCGCCTGGCGAAAATGGTGCTTGAAGCGCAGAAATATGCCTGTACGCGTGAAGTGATGATTATCACCGCTGCGCTTTCTATTCAGGATCCGCGCGAGCGCCCGGTTGAAAAACAGCAGGCTTCTGACGAGAAACACCGACGTTTTGCCGACAAAGACTCCGATTTTCTGTCGTTCGTTAATTTGTGGGACTACCTGCAAGAGCAGCAGAAAGCGCTGTCATCCAGCCAGTTCCGTCGCCTCTGCAAGACCGATTATCTGAACTATTTACGCGTGCGTGAATGGCAGGATATTTATACTCAGCTGCGTCAGGTTGTTCGCGAGCAGGGTATTCCGCTGAACAGCGAACCGGCGGACTTCCGTGGCGTCCATACTGCGTTACTGACCGGTTTACTTTCCCATATTGGACAGAAAGACACGGATAAACAGGAATATACCGGCGCGCGTAATGCCCGTTTCTCCATTTTTCCTGGTTCAGGGCTGTTTAAAAAACCGCCGAAATGGACGATGGTGGCGGCGCTGGTGGAAACCAGCCGCCTTTGGGGACGCATTGCCGCGCGCATTGAACCCGAATGGATTGAGCCGGTCGCCCAGCATCTGATCAAGCGCAGCTACAGCGAGCCGCACTGGGAAAAAGCTCAGGGCGCAGTGATGGCCAGCGAAAAAGTCACGTTATACGGCCTGCCGATTGTTGCGGCACGTAAGGTCAATTACGGTCAGATCGATCCCGTACTGTCGCGTGAACTTTTCATCCGGCATGCGCTGGTGGAAGGCGACTGGCAAACGCGTCACGCTTTCTTCCGCGCCAACCTGAAATTGCGGGAAGAAGTAGAAGAACTGGAGCATAAATCACGCCGTCGCGACATTCTGGTTGATGAAGAAACGCTGTTCAGTTTTTACGACCAGCGCATCCCGCATGATGTGATTTCCGCTCGCCATTTTGACAGCTGGTGGAAAAAAGCCAGCCGTGAACAGCCGGAGCAGCTGAACTTTGCTAAAGAGATGCTGATCAAGCAGGGCGCGGACAACGTCAGCAAGCTGGATTACCCGAACTTCTGGCAGCAGGGCAATCTCAAGTTAAAGCTGAGCTATCAGTTTGAGCCAGGCACCGACGCCGATGGCGTCACGGTGCATATTCCGCTGCCGCTGCTGAATCAGGTCGAAGAGAAAGGTTTTGAATGGCAGATCCCCGGCGTGCGCCGCGAGCTGGTCATTGCACTGATTAAATCGCTGCCGAAGCCGTTACGCCGTCACTTTGTGCCTGCGCCAAACTACGCCGAAGCGTTTCTTGGCCGGGTGAAGCCGCTTGAACAGCCGTTACTGGAAGCTTTGGAGCGCGAGTTCCGTCGAATGAGCGGCGTGACAATAGAGCGTGAGGCCTGGCAGTGGGATCAGGTGCCCGATCATCTGAAAATGACTTTCCGTGTGGTGGATGAAAACAACCGCAAGCTGAGTGAAGGGCGCGATCTGTCGCAACTGAAGCAGGCGCTGAAAGGTAAAGTTCAGGAAACGCTGTCGCAGGTAGCTGACGATGGACTGGAACAGCGCGGGCTGCACATCTGGAGCTTTGGCGATTTGCCAGACCATTTTGAGCAAAAGCGCGGTAACTATAGCGTGAAGGCCTGGCCTGCGCTGGTGGATGAAAAAGAGAGCGTGGCTATTCGCCTGTTCGACTCTCAACACGAGCAGCAAAAGGCGATGTGGCGCGGCCAGCGCAGGCTGTTGCTACTGAATATTCCTTCGCCGGTAAAATACCTGCATGAAAAACTGCCGAACAAAGCCAAACTGGGACTTTATTTCAATCCTTACGGCAAAGTGCTGGAGCTGATCGACGACTGTATTGCCTGCGGCATTGATAAACTGATTGCGGAATATGGTGGCCCGACCTGGCAGGAAGAGAGTTACAACAAGCTGCACGATAAAGTTCGCGCCGAGTTGAATGACACCGTGGTTGAGATTGCTAAAAAAGTGGAGCAAATTCTTACCTCGGTTTTCAATATCAATAAGCGGTTGAAAGGACGCGTTGATATGACCATGGCGCTGGCGTTGTCGGATATTAAGGCGCAGATGAGCGGTCTGGTTTATCGCGGTTTTGTCACGCAAAACGGCTGGAATCGCCTCTCGGATACCTTGCGTTATCTGCACGCTATTGAGCGGCGGCTGGAAAAATTGCCGGTCGATCCGCACAGCGATCGTGCCCGCATGCTGAAGGTGGAAAAAATTCAGCAGGCCTGGAGCAGCTGGTTCAATAAGCTGCCTGCGGTACGCAAGGACGATGAGGATGTCAAAGCCGTTCGCTGGATGATTGAAGAGTTGCGGGTGAGCTACTTCGCGCAGCAGCTCGGTACGCCTTATCCGGTTTCGGAGAAGCGTATTCAGCAGGCGATGGATGAGATCGTGGAATAA
- a CDS encoding DNA methyltransferase, which translates to MEDVITIHSRKCDVIADFFKGSGSIAKAAVRQGRKAMGIEFKEAHCEPAKREIVKLQN; encoded by the coding sequence TTGGAAGATGTCATCACGATCCATAGCCGAAAATGTGATGTGATTGCGGATTTCTTCAAGGGATCTGGTTCTATCGCTAAAGCGGCGGTGAGGCAGGGACGCAAAGCAATGGGTATTGAATTTAAAGAAGCTCATTGCGAGCCAGCGAAAAGAGAAATAGTTAAACTGCAAAATTAG
- a CDS encoding FMN-dependent NADH-azoreductase codes for MSKVLVLKSSILAGYSQSNQLADHFIAEWKTAHGSDDIVVRDLAANPIPVLDGELVGALRPSDATLTPRQQEALDLSNELIAEIQAADTVVITAPMYNFNIPTQLKNYFDLVARAGVTFRYSENGPEGLITGKKVVVISSRGGIHKDTPSDLLTPYLKLFLGFLGMSDVEFVFAEGIAYGPEVATKAANDAKEALKQIVAA; via the coding sequence ATGAGCAAAGTTTTAGTTCTGAAATCCAGTATTCTCGCCGGTTATTCTCAGTCCAACCAGCTGGCTGACCACTTTATTGCAGAGTGGAAAACCGCTCATGGCAGCGATGATATTGTCGTTCGCGACCTGGCCGCCAATCCAATCCCGGTACTGGACGGCGAGCTGGTTGGCGCGCTGCGCCCTTCTGATGCAACCCTGACTCCACGTCAGCAGGAAGCGTTGGATCTGTCGAATGAGCTGATTGCTGAAATTCAGGCTGCTGATACCGTAGTGATCACTGCGCCGATGTATAATTTCAATATCCCTACCCAGCTGAAAAACTATTTCGACCTGGTTGCCCGCGCTGGCGTGACGTTCCGTTACAGCGAAAACGGCCCGGAAGGCCTGATCACCGGTAAAAAAGTGGTGGTCATTTCCAGCCGTGGCGGCATCCACAAAGATACCCCAAGCGATCTGCTGACCCCTTACCTGAAGCTGTTCCTGGGCTTCCTGGGCATGAGCGACGTTGAGTTCGTCTTCGCTGAAGGCATCGCCTATGGGCCAGAAGTAGCGACCAAAGCGGCTAACGATGCAAAAGAAGCGCTGAAGCAGATCGTTGCTGCCTGA
- a CDS encoding YnbE family lipoprotein gives MKCILLMPVGVLLLSGCVPRIEVAAPKEPITINMNVKIEHDIRIKADDDVKTLLKNQDNLQKTP, from the coding sequence ATGAAATGCATTCTGCTGATGCCGGTCGGCGTACTGCTGCTAAGCGGCTGCGTTCCGCGTATTGAAGTGGCGGCGCCGAAAGAGCCGATTACCATCAACATGAACGTCAAAATCGAGCACGACATTCGAATTAAAGCGGATGACGATGTAAAAACGCTGTTAAAAAATCAGGACAACCTGCAAAAAACCCCCTGA
- a CDS encoding YdbH family protein — MSRGGKGLIAALLILMLPVVAFFNLSWWLPRLAGFWLPATTTLSLEGRPVWETAGLQLPAIHYRVKDCELAAVNKPVLSHKAGRWLLHARQVEINSACFSQLPATPSQPTAPRSLAEWQAMLPKATVTVDRLLVSPWQTWAGSLTLNVDDRQRITYRGKSLSLEAELQGQQLNLHSLTLTAAALMQPVNLSGTLMLPEIPDTLPASGILSADLALQQIPTPLKATLRWQQDRGELMLKPTDETEPLALLPWQVSADKITLDQGRWRWPYAAQPVSGGITLALQHWQKGLSATEITGRLNVLTQGRGGKGNVVLTLGPGRLDWTDSELPFRLTGESKLARLLFFAGIPGSVQGPLLDPLLHIKPGALLRMRGRMLSTLEVDEARWPLSGIKVSSAGIDGRLQAILSAHDPQRGQFRLHLDGRASDFWPDKGEWRWRYWGKGVLAPLAAAWDVKGQGRWQDQLIELASLSTGFNHINYGSVNVQDPRLTLTAPVRWQRNEQHPAFTGKFRLEAQQTHFSNGAYLMPATLLIAVKGVDPSAFQFTGDLDAPPTGPIKVRGRWDGERLRGQAWWPQQDLTAFQSLLSEDLKMKIQHGTLKAQVAFSAASEGFTAGGHWVVNSGSLWMPDNSINGINFSLPFRFKDHQWYFGAKGPVSLRIAEVKNQFSLHNITADLQGWYPWNARQPLRLTNVSVDVLGGQMTLVSLQMPQREAATLRLKNISMSELVTAIKPKQIAMSGHVNAALPLWLDNPHWLVEGGWIANNGPLTVRLDKDFADTLAANNIAAGAAMDWLRYMEISRSWATLDMTRSGQMNLKAQVNGTSRFSDKNQRVSLNYTQQENLFQLWRSLRYGDNLQSWLEQHATLPSQQGKH, encoded by the coding sequence ATGAGCCGGGGCGGAAAAGGGCTGATTGCAGCGCTGTTGATTTTGATGCTACCGGTGGTGGCCTTTTTTAACCTGAGCTGGTGGCTTCCCCGACTGGCGGGTTTTTGGCTGCCTGCCACAACAACGCTCTCCCTGGAGGGCCGCCCGGTGTGGGAAACAGCAGGGCTTCAGCTGCCCGCTATCCACTACCGGGTAAAAGATTGCGAGCTGGCTGCCGTAAACAAGCCGGTATTGAGTCATAAAGCGGGCCGCTGGCTGTTACATGCCCGCCAGGTCGAGATCAACAGTGCCTGTTTCAGCCAGTTGCCTGCCACGCCTTCACAGCCAACAGCACCGCGTTCCCTGGCTGAATGGCAGGCGATGCTGCCCAAAGCGACCGTCACTGTCGATCGGCTGCTTGTTAGCCCCTGGCAAACCTGGGCGGGATCCCTGACGCTTAACGTTGATGATCGGCAGCGAATAACCTATCGGGGAAAATCCCTGTCACTTGAGGCGGAATTACAGGGGCAGCAGCTCAATTTGCACTCGCTAACGCTAACGGCTGCTGCGCTCATGCAGCCTGTGAACCTGAGCGGAACCCTGATGCTGCCTGAGATTCCTGACACGCTTCCCGCCAGCGGCATTTTGAGCGCTGATTTGGCTTTGCAGCAGATCCCCACACCCTTAAAAGCCACGCTGCGCTGGCAGCAGGATCGAGGGGAACTGATGCTAAAGCCGACCGATGAGACGGAACCGCTGGCATTGCTGCCGTGGCAGGTTTCTGCGGATAAAATCACCCTGGATCAGGGGAGATGGCGCTGGCCGTACGCCGCACAGCCGGTCTCGGGCGGCATCACGCTGGCATTACAGCACTGGCAGAAAGGGCTGTCAGCGACTGAGATTACCGGTCGGCTGAACGTCCTGACCCAGGGGCGCGGCGGAAAGGGGAACGTGGTGTTAACGCTGGGGCCTGGCCGCCTGGACTGGACCGACAGCGAGCTGCCGTTTCGCCTGACCGGTGAAAGCAAACTAGCCCGACTGCTCTTCTTTGCCGGCATACCGGGCAGCGTGCAGGGGCCGCTGCTCGATCCCCTCTTGCATATCAAACCCGGTGCGCTTTTACGGATGCGCGGACGTATGCTCTCTACGCTGGAAGTGGATGAAGCCCGCTGGCCGCTCTCCGGTATCAAAGTCTCTTCTGCCGGCATTGACGGGCGGCTCCAGGCAATTCTTTCCGCGCACGACCCACAGAGGGGCCAGTTCCGCCTGCATCTGGATGGCCGGGCCAGCGATTTTTGGCCGGATAAAGGTGAATGGCGCTGGCGTTACTGGGGGAAAGGGGTACTGGCGCCGCTGGCGGCAGCCTGGGATGTGAAAGGTCAGGGACGCTGGCAGGACCAGCTGATTGAGCTGGCGTCACTGTCAACCGGCTTTAATCACATCAATTACGGCAGCGTTAACGTTCAGGATCCAAGGCTAACCCTGACCGCGCCGGTACGCTGGCAGCGCAATGAACAGCATCCTGCATTCACCGGAAAGTTTCGCCTGGAGGCGCAGCAAACCCACTTCAGCAACGGCGCGTATCTGATGCCAGCCACGCTACTGATTGCCGTAAAAGGTGTCGATCCTTCCGCTTTTCAGTTCACTGGCGATCTGGACGCACCGCCAACCGGCCCGATAAAAGTACGCGGCCGGTGGGATGGGGAACGCCTGCGTGGTCAGGCGTGGTGGCCTCAACAGGATCTCACCGCGTTTCAGTCGCTGCTAAGTGAAGATTTAAAAATGAAAATTCAGCACGGAACGCTGAAAGCCCAGGTGGCGTTTTCGGCAGCCAGTGAAGGATTTACCGCAGGCGGTCACTGGGTGGTGAACAGCGGCAGCCTGTGGATGCCGGATAACAGTATTAACGGGATCAATTTTTCGCTGCCGTTCAGGTTTAAAGACCACCAGTGGTATTTCGGCGCCAAAGGGCCGGTATCGCTGCGTATTGCGGAGGTCAAAAACCAGTTCTCCCTGCATAATATCACCGCCGATTTACAGGGCTGGTATCCATGGAACGCTCGTCAGCCGCTGCGTTTAACGAACGTTAGCGTCGATGTGTTGGGTGGGCAGATGACGCTTGTCAGCCTGCAAATGCCGCAGCGGGAAGCGGCGACGTTGCGCCTGAAAAACATCAGTATGAGCGAGTTGGTAACGGCAATAAAACCGAAGCAGATCGCTATGTCTGGCCATGTCAATGCGGCGCTGCCGCTGTGGCTGGACAATCCGCACTGGCTGGTCGAAGGCGGCTGGATCGCCAATAATGGTCCGCTGACCGTTCGGCTGGATAAGGATTTTGCCGACACGCTTGCGGCCAATAATATTGCCGCCGGCGCAGCAATGGACTGGCTGCGTTATATGGAGATTTCCCGCAGCTGGGCCACGCTTGATATGACCCGTTCAGGGCAGATGAACCTGAAGGCGCAGGTCAATGGCACCAGTCGTTTCAGTGATAAAAACCAGCGTGTTTCACTGAACTATACGCAGCAGGAAAATCTTTTCCAGCTCTGGCGCAGCCTGCGTTACGGCGATAATTTGCAATCATGGCTGGAGCAGCACGCCACTCTGCCATCGCAACAAGGAAAACACTGA
- a CDS encoding 2-hydroxyacid dehydrogenase, producing MKLAVYSTKQYDRKYFEQVNESYGFELEFFDFLLTERTAKTATGCTGVCIFVNDDGSRAVLEELAALGITFIALRCAGFNNVDLDAAKELGLKVVRVPAYSPEAVAEHAVGMMMTLNRRIHRAYQRTRDANFSLEGLIGFNMHGRTAGIIGTGKIGLATLRILKGFGMRLLAFDPYPNPQALELGAEYVDIKTLFRESDVISLHCPLTPENNHLLNMAAFQQMKDGVMIINTSRGGLIDSQAAIDALKLQKIGSLGMDVYENERDLFFEDKSNDVIQDDVFRRLSACHNVLFTGHQAFLTAEALTSIAKTTLENLKQLEKNQPCDNELTAQS from the coding sequence ATGAAACTCGCGGTTTACAGTACCAAGCAGTATGACCGGAAATACTTTGAGCAGGTGAACGAAAGCTATGGTTTTGAACTGGAGTTTTTCGATTTTCTGCTGACCGAACGTACGGCTAAAACGGCTACCGGCTGTACGGGCGTCTGTATTTTTGTTAATGACGATGGCAGCCGGGCCGTGCTGGAAGAGCTGGCTGCATTAGGGATCACATTTATTGCGCTACGCTGTGCGGGCTTCAATAACGTCGATCTTGATGCAGCGAAAGAGCTGGGGCTAAAAGTCGTACGCGTCCCGGCCTACTCGCCGGAAGCGGTAGCCGAGCATGCTGTCGGCATGATGATGACGCTTAACCGGCGGATCCATCGCGCTTATCAGCGAACCCGTGACGCCAATTTCTCTCTGGAAGGGCTGATTGGCTTTAATATGCATGGCCGTACCGCAGGAATTATTGGTACGGGAAAAATCGGCCTCGCGACTTTACGTATTCTAAAAGGCTTTGGCATGCGCCTGTTAGCCTTTGATCCCTATCCAAATCCTCAGGCGCTGGAGCTGGGCGCAGAATATGTTGATATCAAAACCCTGTTCCGTGAATCGGATGTCATTTCCCTGCACTGCCCGCTGACGCCGGAAAATAACCACCTGCTGAATATGGCGGCGTTTCAGCAAATGAAAGATGGCGTGATGATTATTAATACCAGCCGTGGTGGGCTGATTGATTCACAGGCGGCGATTGATGCCTTAAAACTGCAAAAAATCGGCTCGCTGGGGATGGACGTGTACGAAAACGAACGCGACCTGTTCTTTGAGGATAAATCTAATGACGTTATTCAGGATGATGTTTTCCGCCGGCTCTCTGCCTGCCATAACGTCCTGTTTACCGGACATCAGGCTTTTCTGACGGCGGAAGCGCTGACCAGCATCGCGAAAACGACGCTGGAAAACCTGAAGCAGCTGGAAAAAAATCAGCCTTGTGACAATGAGCTTACCGCTCAGAGCTGA
- a CDS encoding DUF333 domain-containing protein has protein sequence MKAATFLLAGCALLLAGCSSNTDNEPPQQATSAHVPKVMMSELAASTCASAGGTLALSRQLDGSAVGMCQLANGRRCGENALASGTCAR, from the coding sequence ATGAAAGCAGCGACCTTTCTGTTAGCTGGTTGCGCGTTGTTGCTGGCTGGCTGTAGCAGCAATACCGACAACGAACCGCCGCAACAGGCTACCAGCGCGCACGTTCCAAAAGTCATGATGTCCGAACTGGCCGCCAGCACCTGTGCCAGCGCCGGGGGCACGCTGGCGTTATCCCGTCAGCTTGACGGCAGCGCCGTTGGGATGTGCCAGCTGGCTAATGGTCGACGCTGCGGTGAAAATGCCCTCGCCAGCGGCACCTGCGCCCGCTAG
- a CDS encoding putative quinol monooxygenase, with protein MTDKHVRIVAKFTARAGKAEELKKVLNAGVKPARAEEGCVHYDLYRSVEDGNVFLFHETWKDAQAVDVHGKQAHFLTLMADAEPLLAQPPEVIKF; from the coding sequence ATGACCGATAAACATGTGCGTATCGTGGCGAAATTTACCGCCAGGGCGGGCAAAGCTGAAGAGCTGAAGAAAGTGCTTAATGCTGGCGTCAAACCCGCTCGCGCTGAAGAAGGCTGTGTGCATTACGATCTGTATCGCAGCGTGGAAGATGGCAACGTGTTTCTGTTTCATGAAACCTGGAAAGACGCCCAGGCCGTGGATGTCCATGGCAAACAGGCCCACTTCCTCACCCTGATGGCCGATGCCGAACCGCTGCTGGCCCAGCCGCCTGAAGTGATTAAGTTCTGA